In Candidatus Limnocylindrales bacterium, a single window of DNA contains:
- a CDS encoding NAD-dependent epimerase/dehydratase family protein, whose amino-acid sequence MSTIQTRRLTYLVTGGSGYLGSLMVRRLFNLGARVRVFDLVDDLDRPRQVDFIQGDIRDYPLVRRACEKVEVIFHAVAQVPLARDRKLFWSVNRNGTENLLKAAKEVGVKKIIYISSTAVFGIPPRNPIDETVEPHPHEDFGRTKLEGEKLCRQYLEKGLDITIIRPRAMVGRGRLGIFQILFDWIAEGRTVYVLGKGDNLYQFVHVEDVIEACIKASERPGFAVYNLGAERFGTLRESLEGLIAHAKTGSRVKSLPVLPAVTMMKLLSALRLVPLAPYHYLTYGKESYYDISRAKQELNWQPKWGNIDMLIDSYEWYLAHREQIKTSTVASTHRSPVKEGALRILRWFS is encoded by the coding sequence ATGTCTACTATTCAAACCAGACGTTTAACCTACTTAGTGACTGGTGGTTCAGGATATCTTGGTTCTTTAATGGTTCGCAGGTTATTCAATCTGGGAGCCAGGGTGCGGGTCTTTGATCTTGTAGATGACCTGGATCGACCCCGGCAAGTTGATTTTATTCAAGGGGATATTCGAGATTATCCCTTGGTTCGTCGGGCCTGTGAAAAAGTCGAGGTTATTTTCCATGCAGTAGCCCAGGTACCCTTAGCACGGGATCGAAAACTCTTTTGGAGTGTTAATCGGAACGGTACGGAAAATTTACTCAAAGCGGCTAAAGAAGTTGGAGTCAAAAAAATCATCTACATCTCCTCCACGGCGGTATTCGGGATACCCCCCAGGAATCCCATAGATGAAACCGTAGAGCCACATCCCCACGAAGATTTCGGGCGAACCAAGCTGGAAGGAGAGAAATTATGTCGACAATACCTCGAAAAGGGTCTTGATATTACCATTATTCGCCCAAGAGCCATGGTAGGACGAGGTCGCCTGGGAATTTTTCAGATTCTTTTTGATTGGATTGCCGAAGGGCGGACGGTTTATGTACTCGGTAAGGGAGATAATCTTTATCAATTTGTCCACGTTGAAGACGTCATAGAGGCTTGTATAAAGGCATCTGAGCGGCCTGGTTTCGCCGTATATAACCTGGGTGCCGAGCGCTTCGGTACCTTGCGAGAGTCCCTGGAAGGATTGATTGCCCATGCTAAAACAGGGAGTCGGGTAAAATCCCTACCGGTTCTACCAGCCGTGACTATGATGAAATTACTCTCTGCACTACGCCTGGTCCCGCTGGCACCCTATCACTACCTTACGTATGGAAAAGAATCCTACTACGATATATCCCGTGCCAAACAGGAATTGAATTGGCAGCCCAAATGGGGCAATATCGACATGCTGATCGATTCCTATGAATGGTATCTGGCCCACCGGGAGCAAATTAAAACCTCTACCGTTGCTTCTACCCATCGATCTCCCGTTAAGGAAGGGGCTCTTCGAATCCTGAGATGGTTCTCATAA
- a CDS encoding NAD(P)-dependent oxidoreductase, producing the protein MPLTLVTGVPGWLGTRLVRVLVTGLPEVPSLWENHPSRQIRCLVLPGSDISEIRTISERIEIFEGDLRNFEAMKSFCQGAEGATLFHCAGVIHPVRRVREFFEVNVDGTRNLLRAAAEAGVRRAVVVSSNSPIGTNPHRNHFFTESSPYNPYMGYGRSKMLMEEVVREYQAQNKLETVIIRPPWFYGPDQPPRQTLFFKMIKKGTVPIVGDGENRRSMAYVDNICQGLLLSEQSPVANGQTYWIADRRPYTLNEIVATIEHLLETEFGIRVAHRRLHLPHVVGEVAQLCDGLLQRMGFYNQKIHVLSEMNKNIVCSSLKAQKELGYDPKIDLEEGMRRSIRWCLEKGIII; encoded by the coding sequence ATGCCTCTAACCCTAGTCACCGGAGTACCCGGTTGGCTTGGAACCCGGCTGGTTCGGGTGCTGGTTACCGGTCTTCCCGAGGTTCCATCTTTATGGGAAAATCACCCATCCCGACAGATACGGTGCCTGGTCTTACCCGGATCCGACATCTCCGAGATTCGAACCATTTCAGAACGGATAGAGATCTTCGAAGGAGATTTACGTAATTTTGAAGCGATGAAGTCCTTCTGTCAAGGAGCCGAGGGAGCTACGCTGTTTCATTGTGCAGGGGTTATTCATCCGGTCCGACGTGTGCGGGAGTTTTTTGAAGTAAATGTAGATGGGACACGTAATCTACTCCGGGCCGCAGCCGAAGCTGGCGTACGCCGGGCTGTGGTCGTATCATCTAACTCTCCCATCGGGACAAATCCCCATCGAAATCATTTTTTTACCGAAAGTTCCCCCTATAATCCTTACATGGGTTATGGCCGTTCCAAAATGCTCATGGAAGAGGTAGTACGCGAATATCAAGCCCAGAACAAATTGGAGACGGTGATTATCCGTCCCCCCTGGTTTTATGGTCCCGACCAACCCCCCCGTCAGACCCTCTTCTTTAAGATGATTAAAAAGGGTACAGTCCCCATAGTAGGAGATGGAGAAAATCGACGTTCCATGGCCTATGTGGATAATATTTGCCAGGGATTACTCCTGAGTGAACAGAGTCCGGTAGCCAACGGCCAGACTTATTGGATAGCAGATCGACGACCCTATACTCTGAATGAAATCGTGGCTACTATTGAACACTTACTGGAAACAGAATTCGGGATCCGGGTTGCCCACAGGCGACTCCACTTGCCCCATGTAGTCGGTGAGGTGGCGCAACTTTGTGATGGATTACTTCAACGTATGGGTTTCTATAACCAGAAAATCCACGTATTATCGGAGATGAATAAAAACATTGTTTGCTCCTCTCTCAAAGCCCAGAAGGAATTAGGATACGATCCAAAAATTGATTTGGAAGAGGGGATGCGAAGATCCATCCGATGGTGCCTGGAGAAGGGGATTATTATCTAA